AGAGTATGGGTTGACCCGGTGTTTGCCTTTCCCATACCATAGAACGAAATCCCCAAGTTTACCCTCCCCGTAATTTATCCATTACCCGTTTTACCCGTACACAGAAAGACAGAACACAAATTGGATCCAACATCTGTGATCTagataaaaaaacatatcacCAAGAAATAATCAGAATGTAATCGAATGAACTTTGATAAGCTACGGATCGaagaggaaagaaagaaaaaaacgaatTCCCAAAACTGGATCGAGAGGCTCCATTGAGGCCGCGTAAcctccgccatggccggcggtcACGGCCTGCGGCTGGGGCGACGGTGAGGAGAGGGAGGACCGGTACCCCAACgtcgctgctcctcctccctgcaCTTCCGCCATGGACGCATCCGCTTTGAAGTTTGAACATACCTCGACGGCACCGCTTGACGAAGAACCGAGGGGCCGAGCTCTGCGCAAGGATAGAAGGGGGAAGGGCAAGTCGCAGGgcagatggcggcggcggcgcgcaaggccggaggagcacggcggccggcggcacaCAAGGGCGGAGGAGCGCGGAGGTCGGCCGCGCACAAGGACGGAGAAAAGCTCGCCCAGGAGGCAGTTGCATCGATCGATTTGGAGAAATTAAAGGGAACTGCGTACTGTCTCTGGAGATGGGTATTGCCCACACCCTCCCCACGGTCCGACGGGTAAAAAAATGCTCGCCTGGATAAGGGAACGGGTATTAGATGCCCACAGGCATCCTGACTCTACCACCTCCACCTTGGTGTCCATCGAGAAGAAGATCCGTGACAGTCATGCCTGTCCGGCATGACCAAACCGATCCGTTCCATGAGACGCCCGAAAATGTTTTTCAGAACCGTGGTTCCGCTGCACCACCCCCATGCAAACGTTGGATCCAGACCACGGGATTGTAGCCAAATCAAGCCCTAGCGTGATTACTATCCCACGTCCTTAATCACCGAACAGGAGGAGGTACGAAGGTTGTACCTCGCCACAGGGTCACGCTGTGTCAGAGTATTGTCAGATTATAATATTAGCGGGCACAGGGCATACAACGAAGAGTCTTCGGTTTCCCATTTTGCTCTCTTCAACGCCCTAAACATTGCGAGGCCGTGCTGATCCAACGATCGAGTTCCCTTGGTCTTGCTTTGCGGCGATACACATTTTGAGTTGTGACAAGACctcataattcttatcttaAATCTGCtaaaaatatatgtatttattttttaaaaatgtctagatacatataatatttcgacaaaaattatgtaacggagggagcacTTTGCCATGTTTGCAAACCATTTTCTGAGAGTGGATTCGTGACTTTTTTACTGCTCATGACGTTGTGGGATGGCTGTTTTGaatagtgttttttttctaatgaAAATTTTGGCCATTTCCACGGAATCTTGCGCCAGATGGGGTCTCCTCCTACCCTTAGGATCCGGAAGGTCGTCGGCGCCATCAGGTGAGTCCCAGGGAAATAAGTCCCGTGGCCGTGGGGGTTCCAAGTTTCGTCCGAGGCGTGCAGGAGATGGAAGCGCCTCGTCTCCGGGTGCGCGTAGGCGCCGATGATCTCGCCGCAgtttcccgccggcgccggcgcagagACCGTAGCGCAGGCCATGGTGAGCGGGTTCCACAGCACGTACTGCTCGACGTGGCAGCGAACAAGGCCACAAGGCACTGTCATCCTGACCTCTACGCACACCACCCCGTCCCAGGAACCGCGGACGGAACAGTACCTCGACCCGAGGCAGAGAGCGCGGTTGGACGGCGGGCTCGTGTGGACGTTGTCGCGGTGCCACCGGCCCCGGAACAAGTCGAACACGACGCTGGTCCCGATGGAAAATTTCTCTGCTTTGGTACCGTCGACACGTCAAATCCCAGATCCGTCGTCACCTTGGCGATCGTGGCCGGGCGTTGGGCGTTGGCGATATCGAAGCTCGGGTCGGAGATGGCGGAGCGCCAGGCCCTGCAAACGCCGCGGCAGCGGGCGATGGAACGGGCCGGCAGCCGGACGAGGATCGCCACCAACACATCCGTGTGGAGATCGCCGAGGGCGTGCATGGTCACGGTGGGGCGATAATTATTCAGCATGTCATGTTTCTTGATTTCTTGCTGCTTAAATTCTCGTTGCTTAAGTACACCGCCACGTCTTGACGTAATCGACCCGATCTCTGATTAGAACACGAAAACGATACGACTTTTTATAATGCTTTTGATATTATAAAATTTAGAGgcatttttttctaaaaagcCTTTGGAGTTGAAGTTTTGAAGGCATCATTACAAAATAGCCCTCATTGACTTACATTTTGAGGCAATACAAAAAAATTGACTTATATAATGAATAATCGAGGCAATTTAAAATATTGCCATTACCAAACAGCCTTTGAATATCCACTTTGACGTAGTGCGAGTTCCTGCTTATAGATGTTTTAGATAGAACAGAGTAATGTGCAGTTTTCCATACGAGTTCTTGCAAAGAGGGGGTGCTTGTACGATCGTATATAGTGCACAGGAGCTTTAACATCTGAGCACTATATACGATGCAATCCAATTCTGGTATATTGGATACGGTATTTCGCTGTACAAGTTTATGCGATTTTTAACCAGATTATCTAGCTCTTTCATACACATGGCTATGGGTCTCGAGCTCAGTCTTAAACTTGATTTCCCGCATCTGCGAGCAAAAACTAGACAAATGAGATAGATACTCTAGATAGGACAAGTTTAAACAAAGGTATTTCCATTGCACAGAATTTgttacggagggagtagttgagacatctttgaACTAAATGTTACGGTAATATACATAAATTTCTATGATGCAAACACAATGGTACAGTAGTTTGATTTTTATGTTTTCAGGATAGATCGAACTTTTCAAACAACCTAGCAACTTAAAAGTATAGAGTGCAGCGATCTGACTTGCGAGCCGAAAGACCCGTGGATGCATATGTGTAATCTGTTGTCCGTTGCCATGTGGAGCTCCCTGGAAAACTCAAAATGGAGCTCGAGCTCATCCGCTCTTGGGATCTGAAATGGGGCTTGCATTTCTCTCTGTAATTTTATTgtgtttcataatttttgttgtggtttagttcaaatttaaattgtactaaaaccacgacaaagaATTATGCAACGGAAGGAGCAGATAGCATTGCCACCATCCGAGTGTTCTTCGACCCTTCTCCTGTTTCAGTTTTAAAACGGACTAACATACGCATGTCCGGAGGACAACTAAAAACGTCTGCATTTGCCATATTCTTTTTGTTGATAAATTTGACTTTTTTTGAGACTACTTGGATCCTTGGTCTCTTTTGACATTATTCCTAAATTCTGCCCCCCTTAAGTCAGCGTcaaatatgtaaaaaaaatacgcATATGCCAGGTTAAGGACATTTGAGGAGAATCTGCACAACTATGTAACGCTGCAGATTTGCAAATAACATCACACATGTTTTTCTTGACGATTTCTTTTTCACAAATGCTTTGCACGGAAAAACTTAACGAAACTAATTTGGGATGTACAGAAGAATTATTTGCATGTAAAAATCCTTTGTACAAATGACTTCAGCAAATATatttctcacaaaaaaaagacttgGGCAAATATATTTGCACCCACGTTTCACAAATAAACTATTTTTTTCATCAATGACTTGATCTACGATCTGTATCATTTTGATGAGTTTAGAAAGTTAAATGTGTGTTTTGTGATTTTGTGGACGAAATGTTCATTTGCTGTGAGTGAACTAGTGATATATTTCACTCCAATCCCAATCTTCACATTATCTGTTTGCAACAAGGGATTTCTGAAGGTATTTTGGATCTCACAAATTTCTGCATAAGCTTACAAAACTACTGTCTCATTTGATTACCGTACTGTGCTCATTACCATGCCTTGCCATATATAACATGTTCCTCATCAAGGTAACACAAAACTGGGACATTCAGCACAGAAAATAATGGCGAACAAAAGCTTCCACTGTTTCTGAATCTCTGATGTCAACAAAAACTACAAGCATGTCATGAAAACATGTTACTGGAATCTTACTCTGGAATCTGGAGGATTTTCCTTATGGCTTCAACAGTTCCGCTATGTAGTTATGCTAGAAAACATGTGAGGTACGACCAGAACAATTACCTGCAACGGTGAAAAGTCATATTAGTGCACAGAATATTTGATGAACTCAATGGGGGCAAAATTTAGTGCAAACCATGAGCTAGTAGCAATCAAACTGACAATTTTGGGCAACACAGAAATATTATATAAAttgtgaaaaaataaattttcacTTGAGAAAAAAGGAGCAACTCCTGCTAAACAAACAACTGAAGGAAAATGAGAAAAGGTACTGTCTACTCTTTTGTGTGGAAAGGATATCGTTTAAGCTCGTTTGGCATCCAtcttttcatttcatttggtagaaatgaaatgaaatccaatttctgataggatttcatttggcatccatcttttcatttcatttggttgaatttgaattccgggttcaaaaatcatgtttgtctaccacatggatttgtagagtgagagacaatttcagagaaatgatggcttttagagaggaattaGGGTTAGTTATAATGTGATttcatggaatttgagattgaattccttTGGCCAATTccatgccaaccaaacaagttggtttctagaattcaaaatgaattccagaatTCTAGGTCCAAATGATGGATGCCAAACGGGCTGCTACGGATTTGATGCTTAAGACAAGTGGTTTGCCCGGTTGCACTCGATATGATCCTAAACATATTTGGATAATATGTGTACATCTAAATTTAACTGGATATGACAATCAAGAAGTTTTGGGTCCTATGGTGGAGTGTTGGTAATACATAGCCCATGTACATAGCATCATCACCTTCAATTCGCACAATGCTACATGAAAACTGGCACAACCACTTACAATAGCCGTATAGAGGATGGTCCTGTAACAGCAGCAACTTTCTGAGCCTTctgtgtttcaaatttgtaaaGTCCTTTGAGCTCTTTTTTGGCTTTACGggcttctctcttctcttcttttactGCAGACTAAAGAAAAAAGGATGTCAAAAGTAACAAACAAGATAAATGGTTTATGCATACATAGTTTTACATCACTTTACACCCAGAACCATGAAGTGAGCCATATTATAATCATTATGCAGCTCAAAGTAACAACCAAGAAacatgatactccctccatggCAGGGATACACATGCCAAAAATAAAACCTTGTACCTCTGACGAACAAGTGCCCACCAATAACACAATTTTGTATGGAATATTCCATTGGAGAAATAGATTTGGTATAGTTATGACTTATGAACACAAACATGCTGTAGAACTAAAAGGTCAAagtttaatactccctccgtccaacaaaagatgtctcaagtttgtcaaaatttggatgtatctagacataacttagtgtatagatgcattcaaatttagtcaaagttgagacatcctttgttggacggagggagtatcaaggTCTTTAGTTTGTCAAATCTCACTTTGTGTAAATTAGTGGATGGTGCAATACTAAGATAAGATGGTACTGTTTATCATAAGCAGACACCAATTATCATAAGTACCTACACGTTAAATATGGATCTTGAACTAGACATTTTAATAGACAGTACAGAAGACCAGACAAGTCGAAGGTTCAATGTGGCATTATGCAATATGGTTGGTGAAATTTTGAAGCCTGCCGATGCATCCAGTAAACAATATTACTGTAacatgtttttccttttctccatTCCGAATTTAGCCAGTTAATTAAGATACATGACCCATAGGATTCAAACTAGAAAACTAAACCAAATATATGTTTACCTTTCTTGCTTTCTTTTCATCCTTTGTTTCCTTTTGAACTACTTTCTTAAAATATTCATCACCTGTAGACTCCACTTCTGCTGGTTtcgctttcttctccttttcagAATTTCTTTTCCTCTGTGGTAGGTATTCTACTGGAAGTTTCTCTTTCCCTTGAAGCTTGATTATATCTTTTGTTCTAGCTGTTTCTCCAGGGAAGACTTTGGGAAGACGATTTCTGGGATTTCCTGGAGTGTGAATTTTGCCAGGGTGATTGTCTAAGTTAGAGTATGTGGAAACAACAGTCTCGCAGTCCCAAACTTCAGATTCATCACTGCTTTCTGAAACAAGCATGACCTCTTCGTCCGCAGTTCCATTTAAATACCCTTCAGCATATTCAGCACATTTTTGGATCAGTTTAGCAGATTCTTCCGCCTCTTCTGCAGTGCTTGAGTCCAACTTTCCATGAACAAATTCTCCTGGTGTTCTATATACTTCATCAACGTATACACTTTGACTGTGGAACAGCTTCAATTCATCTATAACCTGGGTTGGGAGTTCACTTTCCCCATCTCTAACACCTCCAGTATCACCATCACTATCTCCATATTCTTCCAACGCAAGCTGTAAGTTGATTCACAAGAAGTCACAATTGGAAGTATTGCAACACAGGAAGTCAGGAAGAATAAAAAGCTTAGCACAACATTTCTAGTGTATTTGCCTGCTTTCATGTGTATTTTCACGCAGCAGGTTATAACATAAGTTCCGCAcagcacagttcagcaacCACAAACTGAGTCTAAGGTTGCCAAGTGCCAAACTAACAATAACATACTAAAGCTGCAGACTCAACTATGTTTTTGCAAGGAACAGTAGTGCCACTTAATGTTTCGCAACAGTTTTTAAGTTGTCTTCTATTGTAAACAAGCAAACAGTCATAGTAATAATGTTTCACAGTATTACTCGAGCTCAAAGATTAGTTGAGTAAAAAAAGCTCACCAAATCAAACTGTTCGTCCAGCAACCGTGGCACCCTCTGCTTGGGCTCACCCTCTTCATCCTCGAACTCCAAGTCATTTTCCATATCACTGAACACGCCatgctcctcttcctcctcttcgtcaTCCACCTCACCTCCTTCAGCCTGGTTAGCCATGATGACAAAATCCTCCTCCAAACCCTCATCATCGCTCTCATCGAGCAACCTTGCAACGTCAGGATCGACGGCCTTCTCCACCCGCCTCACCGGTGCCGTCTTTGCAGCCACCTTACACATCGTCCTCCCCTCGTCCAATTCTTCCTCCACCTTGCCAGAAGCAACCCGCACCTTGCTTGCATCATATGCCTGCACACAAACCAACATTAGACACATGAAAGGCACGCGAACTGGACTCCGGAAGGAAATAGGCGACCTTGACGTCGAGGGGAAGGGGCTCGGGGCGGGCGATATGGCTGGGGACGAAAGAGGAGGCCGCAGCGGTGGGCCGGAGCTCGCGGAGGTGGAGAAGGTAGTTGTAGCCGTCATCAGGGAGACCGAGTTCGAGGATCTGCTGGCGAACGTGGTCGGGGAGGGGGCCGGAAGCAGAGGACGAGAACTGATCAGCGGCAGCGGttggggagagggaggggtcTTCGTCGTCGCCGAAGCCGGGGATGGAGTAGGGGTTGTTGTCCATGCGGACGAAGACGCGGTCgttggggtcggcggcgccatcgcgggggaagaggcgGAAAGTCGCGAAGTTGCGGGCCTTCCGGCCACCGcctgctccttctcctcccatggcggcggcggaacgcAGAGGTAGGGGTCGGGATTTGGGTTAGGGTTTTGAGATTGGGGTTTGGAGGTGCGAGAGTGCGTGAGGCAGGGTAAGAAAAAGCTCGCGTGTAGTGTATACAGGTCGAGTAAAGTTCAGTGGAACTGGACCATCCAGATTAAAGCCAACGGCTAAGATTGCACCTAGTAGCCTACCACTGTATGTAGTTCTTGGTCGTGTCGAGTGTCGTCATGTCATGATGTCACGGTTGAGTATAGGAGACCGAAAAAAGTCCTGGCGACATTTTCGAGCTCAGGCCTCCATTTGTTAACGGAGGGCTAAAAATACATTGTTGACTGAGGTCATTCTTTAGAATTTAGCGATGTCATTGCTTATGATAGATAGTAGGATACTCTACTCGTTCTTTTGATCTGTCAAAATTCTGAACTTATCTTGAAACTTTGACTAGTCGAAGTGTTAGTATTTTACGATGGCTAGAGATGTTGAACACGTTGTAGGCAATGCAAACTTCTGCGGCGGCGTTGGCGTTCGCTGGGACGAGCTTGGGCACGAGAACGAGTCCGTCAACGAGCGCAACAAAAGACATACATAGAAGAGACTTAGCTTGAGGGCAAGAGCGTTAGTGAAGTCAGATTGTGACGGGCAGCTATGTCGATGACACGTGGCCGGAGATGGGCGGGTGCGTGAGAAGGTCCGTGATCCGACGACCATGTGATAGTCGAAGGCGGTGGGATGAGGAGACGGTTTCTCGAAAGGTGTGGTTGCCAGACATTTGGCTAGTATGCAGACGGGCAACGAACATCCCACTTCACCCTAAAATTCaggaaagaaatgaaaaagggTGAACAATTTTGGACAAATATTGATGGTTTGAGAGTCCATATTAGATTGCATTATTTGTCCATATCCCCTAAATAGACAAATATGGAGCAAACGGGGCTCTAGTTAGAGATATCCCCGAGTAGGGCTGGCTAACGAGCGcactcggttcgttaagagctcggaTCGTTAAGATCGTTGACACTAACGATCTGTAACCTTAGTTCAGCTCGGTTCTTTAGAAGCTcacgagcgctcgttaagctctTTAAAAACTCGTTAACAAAAATAACTCAAAATAAGCTGATCTAAAAATCCTATAACTGCTTACTGCCGGACTGCCGAAGGCGGACGTTGGCTTCTTACTTGACACGGGAGTGGAAGGAGACGGGGAGACCGGGTCACCGGGAGTTGCTGGAGGCGAAGCTCGGCGGAGGTGGATGAACGGGACCGGGGCGGAGGCACGGAGCCGGAGTGCCGCCAGTCGTGGCAGGGTAGGAGAAGGGGGCAGGGGGGCTGGCGGTGTGGCAAGCTGGTCGGAGGCCGGAGGCGATTGGATTCAGGGAGAGACGACGAGGACAGGTCAATAGACCAAGGGAACTCGAGTCCAGACGGGAGTTGGGAGCGCTATGCCCGGCCACGTGAGTCAAAGTATTTTTGTGGGCCTGGCAATTTGGCAATGGCATAACGAGCGAACTAACGAGTCTACTAAGCGCTCGCGAGCTGGGTCGATAAGATCGTTAAGGATAACGATCTGAAAGTGGTATTTGGTTTGGCTTGATAGTTAAGGAACCGAGTTAGCGAGCGTTCGTTAAGATTATCGAACTTCGATCTTTTTGTCCAAGCCTATCCCCGAGCAATCCAGTTAGTTtttacccaaaaaaaaacattccaGTCAGTTACCTACCGGATAAAGGATATCTCAGTTTTAGTAGTCAGTGCATGTGAAACATGTTATTActaagagtaaaatgcacccgagGTCCCTATTCTTCCGCGAAGGTGTCAAGTAGGTCCctaatctttgaaaatgcacatttgggtcctcattgtttgttaagtggttcatcccagGTCCCTCGGCTGTATGCGCAGCTCTAGACGCATGACGTGGCTGACACGTAGGATTTGGGCCCATGAGTCAGGCGATGACGTGGCGTTGCCATCTTACAAAACAAGACTAAACATGCGTGACAcacggctgctgctggtggcggcgccacaGCTCCTgccctccttcctctcttcatCGCCGATGAACTCCTGGTGCGGGCGGTTAGGGTTGGCGGCAAGGGTTTACTGTAAGATGGCAACGCCATGTTGTCGCCTCACTTGTTGGCCCAAATCCTACGTGTTAGCCACGTCATGCGGCCAGAGCTGCGCATACACTCGAGGGACCCGGGATGAGCCAGTTAACAAACAATGAGGATCCAaatgtgcattttcaaagattagAGACCTACTTGACACATTCGCGAAAGAATATTGACctcgggtgcattttactctattACTAACacaaagagagagaaaatttGTTAGCGTGAGGCAGTGGTATGACTACATGAGCTCCGTGGGATGAGTTACTCTTGGTTCACGAGCCAAAAGTAATAATTTCTTCCTTTACCATGCCGATTTCTTCGCATTACCGAAATCTTCTTGATGTGACATGCACTTAATAATGGTACGTGGGCCGTGGATCATTGGAAATgcttattttttatttattttaactGATATGTGCAGCATCTATCGCACTAAAAAGAGAAGTTGCCTCATTTTTAAGCAAAGAAAATCTGGACAAGCTACATAATGTTCGGTTATCTAGGAGAACATGAAACTaggagcatctccaacagtatacatgtaacatcccagaatttcccattttggaatgttaaataaaataactattttaaataaaatattggttttggaaatattttggttgtgaatttcggatggatttcaaatttttaggacttatttaaaattttccacaccatgATTCAATATTGAACAAAAGAGCGGATTAATatatatccaaattatacaataTGGTTGGGAGATTTATGTAAGTTCCAAGACATTTCTATTTTGACCCATTTGCATCTTATGATTTTAACCGGATTATTATTCGCACCTTAATAAATCTTATattctttttgaaggatttattGGCACACcaagtttccaatttggatgccatgactaTTTGAGAGCCTCGTTGGAGTATTTGAATCGATTAGAAATgatttccaacatttatttaaatgtcAAAGAGGGAATAATATGGCTTTCCCAAGTTATATagttggaaaacatatttagcgattcacctatgttttttaatcaaattttcGAGAAGAGGGTAACATAACATCCTCTCGTGCAAATGCTTTCCcaacatttatttcatcaatTAGACTGGGATAATGTTacttcccaaatatatatatagttggaaacatttgCGATGGTTTATAAGGTTggtgatttggtgttataaatcTATTTGGGAATCTATTGAACCATATAAATAttataagattttatttggagtccAACCCAATGGAGTATTTAGCTAAGgaagggttttagtgcaaagtatgccaacccaatattttattggagtttaaactaatttatgaaacaaaggtttcatattagatttcaaaatctactttatttattacttataaagccctaatgacatttatataagcaaaagtatttttacctattttattttgaaaggattcaagtcccaaaagctcacactttggaggatttgaatttacaaattttctggagtttatttgaacttatttggagttaggaatcaaaagatatagatgaaaacagaaaatagaaaagaggaaaaaaaagattggaccgacccaactgggccggcccacttaCCTGCCGAGCGCCCCGCCCACCGAGCGCACCAGCTTcgtgctcgtcttcctcctggcACGCCAGGAACAGAAGCACGCACCAATCACGCCGCAATCTCCGCCCCCAATCCCCGCCCTTTCTTATCCCATTTCGCGTCCAGGTGCTATGAACCTAAGCCACTCTCCATTCCTCTCCTTAACTTCCCCAAATCATGGCTTTCAATGCCATTAAGCACCGGCACCCCGAATGCCGCCCGTTGGCATCCCGCTCCCGATCTCCTTCCTCGGCCGGTATAAAAGAATTCCACGCGTGTCACTTTGAACTTTTGCCTATCCTCTCCCATTTCTATATAGAAAGTTTTCCCTCTAGATCTTTTTACAGCCGGCTAcgtcgacgtcttcctccgccggtcaccgccaccattgttgccggtgagatcTCTCCGAAGCTCGTTTTCCaaattcctttcaccggtagCCTTTTATGACCCGTTTCTACCTCTGTGACAAGGTTGTGCGAACAACCGTCGCCGTTGGCCACATCTTTCCCGACGTCATGCCAACGCCACGCCCGGAGCTCCACCCGTCGCCGTCCAGATGCCTCTCCGACCGCTCCGACCGCGTCACGATGTCATGCACGTCCCTAGCCTCTTCCTCGACCACATCGACCCTGCCGGCGAATCTTTTGCCATTTTCCGAACTCCGTTTCGGTGAGAAAACTTTCGGCATGatctgttttgattagccttGTTTAGAAGACCATATCTTTTGACCCGTGTATCATTTTCGGCCGACtctttctgttgtagttaGATCACGTACTCCTCTATATATCAGATCAGATTGTATACCCCGTCTCGATGATCTTCTGTTGTgcatcttcgttggaaattgctattcacagtatattgcttctggattagccacctttcaaaattcatgtaggttgttccattgatccgtttggttccaaaccttctgtaTAGCATCGATTAGATCTTGTTCTCCACATTAGTGTACTTTTTTCACAAGttaggattcatctacagaggtgcatcttcaatcaaaagtcgtatctgttaacactgtcacattgATTAGCTATCTTCCAAAACCTATATGTGTTGATCCGTAGATCCGAATCAGTTGATTCTTTCTGTGCTCACAAGATTACATCCAACTCTACATTCAGGACCCCATTACACACCTTTACAAGCTCATATACAACATACCATGGTCCATAGAACttcgtatctgttaacagccagAACTTCACTATTTCAATTCCAATTCAATCCTAACCTTTTGTCTAACCTTCTAATCtagattttatttgcatctatCATGTGCTTATGATCTGATCATAACATGTTCATTTCTTTAAACTCATTTAGATTAGTTTTCCCATTCTCTAATTTGTTCCAACAACTTGGAGATTCATATCAAATCTTGATATCGTAAACCCTAGGTTCTTGATCTATCTTTTCTTGGTTTGGGTATCACTAAATAAATTTatgtaaatatattttcatatctATAAATT
This is a stretch of genomic DNA from Brachypodium distachyon strain Bd21 chromosome 1, Brachypodium_distachyon_v3.0, whole genome shotgun sequence. It encodes these proteins:
- the LOC100844812 gene encoding protein LTV1 homolog, which codes for MGGEGAGGGRKARNFATFRLFPRDGAADPNDRVFVRMDNNPYSIPGFGDDEDPSLSPTAAADQFSSSASGPLPDHVRQQILELGLPDDGYNYLLHLRELRPTAAASSFVPSHIARPEPLPLDVKAYDASKVRVASGKVEEELDEGRTMCKVAAKTAPVRRVEKAVDPDVARLLDESDDEGLEEDFVIMANQAEGGEVDDEEEEEEHGVFSDMENDLEFEDEEGEPKQRVPRLLDEQFDLLALEEYGDSDGDTGGVRDGESELPTQVIDELKLFHSQSVYVDEVYRTPGEFVHGKLDSSTAEEAEESAKLIQKCAEYAEGYLNGTADEEVMLVSESSDESEVWDCETVVSTYSNLDNHPGKIHTPGNPRNRLPKVFPGETARTKDIIKLQGKEKLPVEYLPQRKRNSEKEKKAKPAEVESTGDEYFKKVVQKETKDEKKARKSAVKEEKREARKAKKELKGLYKFETQKAQKVAAVTGPSSIRLL